From a single Bos indicus isolate NIAB-ARS_2022 breed Sahiwal x Tharparkar chromosome 11, NIAB-ARS_B.indTharparkar_mat_pri_1.0, whole genome shotgun sequence genomic region:
- the B3GNT2 gene encoding N-acetyllactosaminide beta-1,3-N-acetylglucosaminyltransferase 2 — translation MSVGRRRIKLLGILMMVNVFIYLIVEVSKSSSQEKNGKGEVIIPKERFWKISDLPQAYWNKEQEKLNRRFNPILNTLANQTGEASGFSNISHLNYCEPDLRVMSVVSGFDSLPDRFKDFLLYLRCRNYSLLIDQPDKCAKKPFLLLAIKSLTSHFDRRQAIRESWGKETHVGNQTVVRVFLLGQTPAEDNHPDLSDMLKFESEKHQDILLWNYRDTFFNLSLKEVLFLRWVSTSCPNAEFVFKGDDDVFVNTHHLLNYLNSLSGNKAKDLFIGDVIHNAGPHRDKKLKYYIPEVVYTGVYPPYAGGGGFLYSGHLALRLYNVTDRVLLYPIDDVYTGMCLQKLGLAPERHKGFRTFDIEEKSRSNICSYVDLMLVHSRKPQEMIDIWSRLQSAHLKC, via the coding sequence ATGAGTGTTGGACGTCGAAGAATAAAGTTGTTGGGAATCTTGATGATGGtaaatgtcttcatttatttgatcGTGGAAGTCTCCAAAAGCAGTagccaagaaaaaaatggaaaggggGAAGTAATAATACCCAAAGAAAGGTTCTGGAAGATATCTGACCTTCCTCAGGCATATTGGAACAAGGAACAGGAAAAGCTGAACAGGAGGTTCAATCCCATTTTGAACACGTTAGCCAACCAGACAGGAGAAGCATCCGGATTCTCCAATATAAGCCATCTCAATTACTGTGAACCTGACCTGAGGGTCATGTCAGTGGTTTCAGGTTTCGACAGTTTGCCAGACAGATTTAAAGATTTTCTGCTATATTTGAGATGTCGAAATTATTCACTGCTTATAGACCAACCAGATAAGTGTGCAAAGAAGCCCTTCTTATTGCTGGCGATTAAGTCCCTAACTTCACATTTCGATAGAAGGCAAGCAATTCGGGAATCTTGGGGCAAAGAAACCCATGTGGGGAACCAAACAGTGGTGCGAGTCTTCTTACTGGGCCAGACCCCTGCAGAGGACAACCATCCTGACCTTTCAGATATGCTGAAATTTGAGAGTGAGAAGCACCAAGACATTCTTTTGTGGAACTACAGAGATACATTCTTCAACTTGTCTCTGAAAGAAGTACTCTTTCTCAGGTGGGTGAGCACTTCCTGCCCAAATGCCGAGTTCGTGTTCAAGGGCGATGATGATGTTTTTGTGAACACCCATCATCTCCTGAATTACTTGAATAGCTTATCCGGGAACAAAGCCAAAGATTTGTTTATTGGTGACGTGATTCATAATGCTGGACCTCATCGGGATAAGAAACTCAAGTACTACATCCCGGAAGTTGTTTACACTGGCGTCTACCCGCCTTATGCAGGAGGAGGCGGATTCCTCTACTCCGGCCACCTGGCCCTGAGACTGTACAATGTGACTGACCGGGTCCTTCTCTACCCCATTGATGATGTTTATACTGGAATGTGCCTTCAGAAACTCGGCCTTGCTCCAGAGAGACACAAAGGCTTCAGGACATTTGatatagaagagaaaagcaggagtAACATTTGTTCCTATGTAGATTTGATGTTGGTACATAGTAGAAAACCTCAAGAGATGATTGATATTTGGTCTCGGTTGCAGAGTgctcatttaaaatgctga